Below is a window of Zygotorulaspora mrakii chromosome 3, complete sequence DNA.
TGGctaatattttcaatcatcaagatttgaaataaaCAATCGTTCGGCAGTGTGGTAAACGGCTGTTGAATACAGTCCTTGTCTGACAGCCAGGTATCACGATCCAAAGCCCTCAACAGTGTTGAGTCTCTTGAACTCAAGGCAGACCGATCCAGAGAGCTCAATGCAGTTATATCCTCACTTAGTATACCGGACATGCTTATATAGCTCTGGCATCCTTTTCCTGCTGATGCCGTATATTAAATTTTAGAGGACTAATATTTACTTTAGGTTTACTTGCGTATTTATGCAAAAAAAGCGAGATCGCCAAAATTTAACCAACAACACTTATTGTCAACAAAAGAAAGTGACAATAAAATAAGGCGATGCCACAGGCGGTACTAGTCATCAACAAATCCGGTGGCTTGATATATCACCGTGATTTCGAAGAAGTGGAAGTGGAAGTTGAGGATAGAAACAAACCTAGTAGCAATGATTTACTCATCCTAGCCAGTACTCTGCATAGTACATTCGCAATCGCAAGTCAACTAACACCAAAAGCGATCCAATTGCAGCAACAACCTTTGCCTAACTTGGTTCCATACGTTCCTATGATTGATCCTGATAATCTAGTGCCAAGAAAGAAACTGGGTAGTTTTAAAGGCGATGA
It encodes the following:
- the TRS23 gene encoding TRAPP subunit TRS23 (similar to Saccharomyces cerevisiae TRS23 (YDR246W); ancestral locus Anc_8.476) gives rise to the protein MPQAVLVINKSGGLIYHRDFEEVEVEVEDRNKPSSNDLLILASTLHSTFAIASQLTPKAIQLQQQPLPNLVPYVPMIDPDNLVPRKKLGSFKGDDYFKEPFQNWNKSGIRSIKTDQFTVYIYQSLTGLKLVAMVSNRSDTINETVVNNLLRRIYCLYSDYVMKDPFYSLEMPIKSELFDTKLRNLVKQL